In one Parageobacillus genomosp. 1 genomic region, the following are encoded:
- a CDS encoding carbohydrate ABC transporter permease produces METVKTVPERNVTVVPEARKKRKWTVDHWLAAAFLTPSVVLVFIFVYGFIGWTGYVSLSNWNSLVPDLSFAGLKNYIYLFHDFRFQADLRNTLVFTVLFIGVVIVLGQLLAILLDQKLRGESIFRNIFFFPMALSFVVTGVVWQWLLNPSTGVNLFLKKFGLDSKWYTDTTILAGFHLGKIEFGVPVAIVAVVIAAVWQMTGFAVAMYLAGLRAIPEEVREAARMDGATELQIYRKIIIPLLRPITVSVIIIMAHISLKIFDLIYAMTGPGANFVTDVPGVYMFETTFRGNYYANGAAIAMIMLLSVAIFIVPYLISSRKGGS; encoded by the coding sequence ATGGAAACGGTAAAGACAGTACCGGAAAGAAACGTTACAGTCGTACCAGAGGCACGAAAAAAGCGAAAATGGACGGTGGACCATTGGCTTGCGGCCGCATTTCTCACGCCGTCGGTTGTGCTCGTCTTTATTTTCGTCTATGGCTTTATCGGCTGGACGGGATATGTTTCCCTCAGCAACTGGAATTCACTTGTACCTGATTTATCGTTTGCCGGATTAAAAAACTATATCTATTTATTTCATGATTTCCGCTTCCAAGCTGATTTGCGGAATACATTGGTCTTTACGGTCTTGTTCATCGGTGTAGTGATTGTGCTTGGCCAATTGCTGGCAATTTTGTTGGATCAAAAACTGCGCGGCGAATCGATTTTCCGCAACATTTTCTTTTTCCCGATGGCGTTATCGTTTGTGGTGACAGGGGTGGTTTGGCAATGGCTATTAAACCCGTCAACCGGTGTCAACTTGTTTTTAAAAAAGTTTGGATTGGATTCGAAGTGGTACACAGATACAACGATTTTGGCAGGTTTTCACTTAGGAAAAATTGAATTTGGCGTGCCGGTGGCGATCGTGGCGGTGGTGATTGCTGCCGTATGGCAAATGACAGGATTTGCTGTTGCCATGTATTTGGCCGGATTAAGGGCGATTCCGGAAGAAGTGCGCGAGGCGGCGCGGATGGACGGCGCGACGGAGCTGCAAATTTACCGCAAAATTATTATTCCATTGCTGCGGCCGATTACCGTCAGTGTGATCATCATTATGGCCCATATTTCGCTGAAAATTTTTGATCTGATTTACGCGATGACCGGCCCTGGGGCGAACTTTGTCACCGATGTGCCGGGGGTATATATGTTTGAGACGACGTTCCGCGGCAACTATTATGCGAACGGAGCGGCGATCGCGATGATTATGCTCCTTTCTGTCGCCATTTTTATCGTTCCATACTTGATTTCCAGCCGGAAGGGGGGATCGTGA
- a CDS encoding ABC transporter substrate-binding protein has translation MKKKGLWLSLALVFGLTLSGCNSDSASNNTNKEDQGGSKGHEKLEIFSWWTGAGEEDGLKALLKLFQEKYPDIPVENAAVAGGAGTNAKAVLASRMQGNDPPATFQVHGGAELNEGWVAAGKMEPLNDLYEKEGWMDKFPKSLIDMVSKDGKIYSVPVNIHRGNVLWYNKKIFAENGLQPPKTFDEFFQVAEKLKAKGITPLALGDKEPWTATHLFETVLLGTLGTEDYKKLWTGELSFDDPKVKEAVNTFKKMLNYVNEDHSSRNWQDAAQLVGKGEAAMNIMGDWVKGYFVNDLKLKVNEDFGYVPTPNTEGKFMVITDTFGLPKGVKNPDDVKKFLSVLGSVEGQDTFNPLKGSIPARIDADVSKYDEYGKQTIEDFKTAELAPSLAHGSAAPEGFVTKVNQAVNIFVTQKDTKTFIDTLVSASSELKK, from the coding sequence GTGAAGAAAAAAGGATTATGGTTGTCTTTAGCGCTAGTGTTTGGTTTAACGTTATCTGGCTGTAATTCCGATTCCGCATCCAACAATACCAATAAAGAGGATCAAGGCGGAAGCAAAGGACATGAGAAGCTAGAAATATTTAGCTGGTGGACGGGCGCTGGAGAAGAAGATGGATTAAAAGCGCTGCTCAAGCTGTTCCAAGAAAAATATCCAGATATTCCGGTAGAAAACGCGGCGGTAGCCGGAGGAGCGGGAACGAATGCGAAGGCGGTATTAGCGAGCCGCATGCAAGGAAATGACCCTCCTGCGACATTCCAAGTGCACGGCGGCGCGGAGCTCAATGAAGGATGGGTCGCCGCTGGCAAAATGGAACCGCTCAACGATTTGTATGAAAAAGAAGGCTGGATGGATAAGTTTCCAAAATCATTGATCGACATGGTCAGCAAGGATGGAAAAATTTATTCCGTTCCTGTGAATATTCACCGCGGCAACGTACTTTGGTATAACAAAAAAATCTTTGCTGAAAACGGCCTCCAGCCGCCAAAAACGTTTGATGAATTTTTCCAAGTTGCCGAAAAGTTGAAAGCGAAAGGCATTACCCCGCTTGCGTTGGGAGATAAAGAACCATGGACAGCAACACATTTATTTGAAACCGTTTTATTAGGTACGCTCGGTACCGAAGATTATAAAAAGCTCTGGACGGGAGAATTGTCGTTTGACGATCCGAAAGTGAAAGAAGCGGTCAACACGTTTAAGAAAATGCTAAATTACGTCAATGAAGACCACAGCTCCCGCAACTGGCAAGATGCCGCTCAGTTGGTTGGCAAAGGCGAAGCAGCCATGAACATTATGGGAGATTGGGTCAAAGGCTATTTTGTCAATGATTTGAAATTAAAAGTGAATGAAGATTTCGGCTATGTGCCGACACCAAACACAGAAGGAAAATTCATGGTCATCACCGATACGTTTGGCTTGCCAAAAGGCGTGAAAAATCCGGATGATGTGAAGAAATTTTTATCGGTGCTTGGTTCCGTGGAAGGGCAAGACACATTCAACCCTCTGAAAGGTTCGATTCCAGCGCGCATTGATGCGGATGTATCCAAGTATGACGAGTATGGAAAACAAACGATCGAAGATTTCAAAACGGCAGAACTTGCACCAAGCTTAGCGCACGGATCAGCGGCGCCGGAAGGATTTGTGACGAAAGTCAACCAAGCGGTCAATATTTTCGTAACGCAAAAAGACACGAAAACGTTTATTGATACACTTGTATCGGCTTCGTCAGAATTGAAGAAATAA
- a CDS encoding response regulator transcription factor, translated as MKIAVVDDEALERKALQKMIRDHLPAVEVIAEAANGREAVEAADQYKPDVMLMDIKMPGIDGLEAIELIRRKHPDIKFIIVSAFDTFDYAKQAMRHGVKEYLLKPSRKEEVIGALRRVYDELMEERRKEEENRELQQRVHQLQKLVEKEWLSVLMLEEVSSEEWKRWEALLPFSIDSGMFMVIQFPNGGKREDWKRWIERMLGEKAVVRYVIGKMMDGQMPVLFFTDIVDQSFTWKPLIQSLSLELIQQFEQQYGQALYIGLGSPASRLEELHHSYYEALAAVQYYASQKKAKGGFVPKKAVLAAVAEHTEREKRLLDVVRQGDLEQALLQCLLYIEEVATHHPFAVVQQKLEETFILLGRMLADFGIAYERATTFHSCRSLEELKKIAAEQLRHMVYHIQAWRHQQANGKLGKAKDYIDEHYHHPLTLEEVAEYVGISPYYFSKLFKDRFGMTFIDYVTDVRIARAKKEMANPNKSLKEICFLVGYNDPNYFSRVFKKHTGMSPSEYRKKLHLAT; from the coding sequence ATGAAAATCGCTGTCGTCGACGATGAAGCGCTGGAGCGGAAAGCATTGCAAAAAATGATTCGCGACCATCTCCCAGCGGTGGAAGTGATCGCGGAAGCGGCCAACGGAAGAGAGGCGGTGGAAGCCGCTGATCAATATAAACCGGATGTGATGTTGATGGATATTAAAATGCCCGGAATCGACGGGCTTGAGGCGATCGAATTGATTCGCCGAAAGCATCCAGATATCAAGTTTATTATCGTTTCCGCGTTTGATACGTTTGACTATGCGAAGCAAGCGATGAGGCACGGGGTAAAAGAATATTTATTAAAACCAAGCCGAAAAGAAGAAGTGATTGGCGCGCTGCGGCGGGTGTATGACGAATTAATGGAAGAGCGGCGGAAAGAGGAAGAAAATCGGGAATTGCAGCAGCGGGTGCACCAATTGCAAAAGCTGGTCGAAAAAGAGTGGCTATCCGTGCTCATGCTCGAAGAAGTGTCTTCAGAAGAATGGAAACGGTGGGAGGCGCTGCTTCCGTTTTCGATCGACTCGGGAATGTTTATGGTGATTCAGTTTCCAAACGGCGGGAAAAGAGAGGATTGGAAGCGCTGGATCGAGCGGATGCTTGGTGAAAAAGCGGTGGTGCGTTATGTCATTGGCAAAATGATGGACGGACAAATGCCGGTGTTGTTTTTTACGGATATTGTCGATCAATCATTCACTTGGAAGCCGCTGATCCAGTCCCTCTCTCTCGAACTGATTCAGCAGTTTGAACAGCAATATGGACAAGCGCTTTATATCGGTCTCGGCTCCCCCGCATCGCGGCTCGAGGAACTGCACCATTCTTATTATGAGGCGCTCGCCGCTGTGCAATATTATGCGTCGCAAAAAAAGGCAAAGGGCGGGTTCGTGCCGAAAAAAGCAGTGCTTGCCGCTGTTGCTGAGCATACGGAGAGAGAAAAACGATTGTTGGATGTCGTGCGCCAAGGCGATTTGGAGCAGGCGCTTTTGCAATGTCTCTTGTATATCGAGGAGGTCGCTACCCATCATCCGTTTGCGGTCGTGCAACAGAAGCTGGAGGAAACGTTCATTTTGCTCGGCCGCATGTTGGCCGATTTCGGCATTGCGTATGAGCGGGCCACTACTTTTCATTCGTGCCGTTCCCTCGAAGAATTGAAAAAAATTGCTGCGGAACAGCTGCGGCACATGGTTTATCATATCCAGGCGTGGCGTCACCAGCAGGCAAACGGAAAGCTTGGCAAGGCGAAAGATTATATTGACGAGCATTACCATCATCCGCTGACACTGGAAGAAGTCGCGGAATATGTCGGTATCAGCCCATACTACTTTAGCAAACTATTTAAAGACCGCTTCGGAATGACGTTTATTGACTATGTGACCGATGTGCGCATCGCCCGCGCGAAAAAGGAAATGGCCAATCCAAATAAAAGTTTAAAAGAAATTTGTTTTCTCGTCGGCTATAATGACCCGAATTATTTTAGCCGCGTTTTTAAAAAGCATACCGGCATGTCCCCGAGCGAATATCGGAAAAAGCTCCATTTGGCTACGTGA
- a CDS encoding sensor histidine kinase, whose translation MIKIRTKVLLYFSIFIVLLNDTVFFFYQSSEDIVADYDYSMRRLLLFNEISQRTNRMVEQLNAYVTEKDERYFQEYERQYRWLQQHRRQVGETLANRNNRLLVENYEHMIESLLEEGALTVYHFQTGNISLYSSHLHEAMKIASFIQETTLSLIDEELTTYQHFYNEVEARNRYFRYMGIGLFMTTFLLGVLLAVWFSGGLTRPIARLSRAAREIASGKLDGPDVISTTNDELKLLTETFNDMRRNLKRLIEEMKQKSELDRLVKELELKSLQSQINPHFLFNTLNAVAKMAYLEEANQTSRLIEAIAAILRYNLGDLQRTVTLADEVHIAHEYFFIQQTRFFDRIKFSLNVEESCLSLPIPPLTLQPLIENAFIHGIESYEKGAEISLKVEQRKELVVIEIKDNGVGMSEEVKEKLTAFIKGEEEGSVTHGQTRGHSTGIGMRNVIRRLQLFYGMQDVVEIESAVGKGTTIRLLLPKTKGGEDE comes from the coding sequence ATGATTAAAATCCGCACGAAAGTATTGCTCTATTTTAGCATTTTCATTGTGCTGCTAAACGACACGGTCTTCTTTTTCTACCAAAGCAGCGAAGATATTGTCGCTGACTATGACTACAGCATGCGCCGGCTGCTTCTGTTTAATGAAATTTCGCAGCGGACAAACCGGATGGTAGAACAGTTGAACGCTTATGTGACGGAAAAAGATGAGCGCTATTTTCAGGAGTATGAGCGCCAATACCGGTGGCTGCAGCAGCACCGCAGACAAGTAGGCGAAACGCTTGCCAACCGGAATAATCGGCTTTTAGTAGAAAACTATGAACATATGATTGAAAGTTTGCTAGAGGAAGGAGCGCTAACGGTTTACCATTTTCAAACAGGCAATATTAGCTTATATTCTTCCCATCTTCATGAAGCAATGAAGATCGCTTCGTTTATTCAAGAGACGACCCTTTCCCTCATTGACGAGGAGTTAACAACCTATCAACATTTTTATAATGAAGTGGAAGCGCGGAATCGTTATTTTCGTTATATGGGGATCGGATTGTTTATGACGACGTTTTTGCTTGGCGTTCTTTTAGCCGTGTGGTTTTCCGGGGGGCTGACGAGGCCGATCGCGCGCCTTTCCCGCGCCGCTCGGGAAATCGCGAGCGGGAAGTTGGATGGTCCTGATGTCATCAGCACTACCAATGATGAATTGAAGCTGCTGACCGAGACGTTTAACGATATGCGCCGCAACCTGAAGCGGCTGATTGAGGAAATGAAGCAAAAGTCCGAGCTGGACCGGCTTGTCAAAGAGTTGGAGTTAAAAAGTTTGCAAAGCCAAATTAATCCGCACTTTTTATTTAACACGTTAAATGCTGTTGCGAAAATGGCGTATTTAGAAGAGGCGAACCAAACATCAAGGCTCATTGAAGCGATTGCCGCCATTTTGCGCTATAACTTGGGAGATTTGCAGCGTACGGTTACTTTGGCTGACGAGGTGCACATCGCGCATGAGTACTTTTTTATTCAACAGACGCGCTTTTTTGACCGCATTAAATTTTCTCTGAATGTAGAGGAGTCATGTTTATCGCTGCCGATTCCGCCGCTGACGTTGCAGCCGCTCATTGAAAATGCGTTCATTCATGGCATTGAGTCGTATGAAAAAGGAGCGGAGATTTCGTTAAAAGTGGAACAAAGGAAGGAGCTTGTAGTCATTGAAATAAAAGACAACGGAGTGGGGATGAGCGAAGAAGTGAAAGAAAAGCTGACCGCCTTTATCAAGGGAGAAGAAGAGGGCTCCGTTACTCATGGACAAACGCGCGGCCACTCGACGGGCATCGGGATGCGGAACGTCATTCGCCGGCTGCAGCTGTTTTACGGGATGCAAGATGTCGTCGAAATAGAATCAGCGGTTGGAAAAGGAACGACGATCCGCTTGCTTTTGCCAAAGACAAAAGGGGGTGAAGACGAATGA
- a CDS encoding sugar-binding protein, translating to MHRTWWKWVIYAGSVTAFVASASFTIYCAWKVYAYHQPSKGIAGEAEKNAYHFVLVPEELDNDYWRLVEQGAKAAAKEMGVSLEYVGPRQANIDEHIHILEKAAASKVDGIMTQGLTEKEFTPVINHIVEKNIPVVTIDTDAPTSKRTAYIGTDNYYAGFIAGRALAEDMHGKANVAIITGSLTASHQQLRVQGFKDAVKQEKGIRIVAIEESHITRVQAAEKAYNILKKHPEVNAFYGTSALDAIGIAKVIEQFHREKGTYIIGFDTLPETIHYLQKGTIHATVVQEPYEMGYHAVKMMVDIMKGNDVPSVTNTETKVIRKQDLPLRPSRNYEVKHD from the coding sequence ATGCATCGTACATGGTGGAAGTGGGTCATTTATGCCGGCAGCGTCACAGCGTTTGTTGCAAGCGCTTCCTTTACGATCTATTGCGCGTGGAAAGTGTATGCCTATCATCAGCCTAGTAAAGGGATAGCAGGGGAAGCCGAAAAGAATGCGTATCATTTTGTCCTCGTTCCGGAGGAGCTGGATAACGATTATTGGCGGCTCGTGGAACAAGGAGCGAAAGCGGCCGCAAAGGAAATGGGGGTAAGCCTTGAATATGTCGGACCGCGGCAGGCTAACATTGATGAACATATTCATATTCTTGAAAAAGCGGCCGCTTCCAAAGTAGATGGAATTATGACACAAGGATTAACGGAAAAAGAGTTTACTCCGGTCATCAATCATATAGTGGAAAAAAATATTCCGGTGGTGACAATCGACACCGATGCCCCAACAAGCAAACGCACGGCATATATAGGGACGGATAACTATTACGCCGGTTTTATCGCTGGCCGGGCATTAGCCGAAGATATGCACGGAAAGGCGAATGTGGCGATCATTACCGGCAGCCTTACTGCCTCCCACCAACAGCTGCGCGTGCAAGGCTTTAAAGATGCGGTGAAGCAAGAAAAGGGAATTCGCATCGTCGCCATCGAAGAGTCGCATATTACGCGCGTGCAGGCCGCGGAAAAAGCGTACAACATTTTAAAAAAGCATCCGGAAGTCAATGCGTTTTATGGGACAAGCGCGCTTGATGCCATTGGCATCGCCAAGGTCATTGAGCAGTTTCACCGCGAAAAAGGAACATATATTATCGGATTTGATACGCTTCCGGAGACGATTCACTATTTGCAAAAAGGAACGATTCATGCGACCGTGGTGCAGGAGCCGTACGAAATGGGGTATCACGCGGTGAAAATGATGGTCGATATTATGAAAGGAAACGATGTTCCATCGGTGACGAATACGGAAACGAAAGTGATTCGTAAGCAAGATTTGCCGCTGCGGCCATCCCGCAACTACGAGGTGAAACATGATTAA
- a CDS encoding MurR/RpiR family transcriptional regulator — MFTPEQIARFSELDYIIYNYVTKHANEVVYMRIRELAEAVHVSPPTILRFCKKVGCDGFSEFKTKLKLYLQQNERSFITNAQDTLAEFFERTLKTDYQQTIRKAAAAIARADNVIFVGSGSSGILAEYGSRYFSALKKFSVYIKDPFFPIYGHYFNNCVVIALSVSGETSYTLSQVHRFKEKGSTIISITNRKHCSLAKISDYNLTYYVNAEFIEQTNVTTQIPVIYLLENLAKEMYRMLNEPT, encoded by the coding sequence ATGTTTACGCCCGAACAAATTGCCCGTTTTTCCGAACTAGACTATATCATTTACAACTATGTCACGAAACACGCCAATGAAGTAGTATACATGCGCATCCGCGAACTCGCTGAAGCGGTGCACGTTTCGCCGCCAACGATTTTACGCTTTTGCAAAAAGGTGGGCTGCGACGGCTTTTCCGAGTTTAAAACAAAACTAAAACTATACTTGCAGCAAAACGAGCGCTCCTTTATCACGAACGCCCAAGACACGCTGGCCGAATTTTTTGAACGAACCTTAAAAACTGATTACCAGCAGACGATTCGCAAAGCGGCCGCCGCGATCGCCCGCGCCGACAATGTCATTTTCGTCGGTTCCGGCAGCTCCGGCATTTTGGCGGAATACGGTTCCCGCTATTTTTCCGCGTTGAAAAAGTTTTCCGTTTATATTAAAGATCCGTTTTTCCCGATTTACGGCCATTATTTCAACAACTGTGTCGTGATCGCTTTGTCCGTATCGGGCGAAACGTCCTATACGTTATCGCAAGTACACCGCTTTAAAGAAAAAGGAAGCACCATCATTAGCATCACCAACCGCAAACATTGTTCCTTGGCGAAAATATCGGATTACAACTTAACGTATTACGTCAATGCCGAGTTTATTGAACAAACGAACGTCACGACGCAAATCCCGGTCATTTACTTGCTGGAAAACTTGGCGAAAGAGATGTACCGGATGCTAAACGAGCCTACATAA
- a CDS encoding glycoside hydrolase family 1 protein: MEHRQLRPFPDHFLWGSASAAYQVEGAWNEDGKGPSVWDVFAKQEGRTFKGTNGDVAVDHYHRYKEDVALMAEMGLKAYRFSVAWSRIFPNGKEEVNEKGLQFYDNLINELLTHNIEPIITLYHWDVPQALMDEYGAWESRQIIDDFHDYAVTLFQRFGDRVKYWVTLNEQNIFITFGYRLGLHPPGVKDVKRMYEANHIANLANAKVIQAFRHYVPDGKIGPSFAYSPMYPYDCRPENVLAWENAEEFQNHWWMDVYAWGTYPQVAWNYLEQQGLAPTIEPGDMELLKAGKPDFMGVNYYQTKTVEYNPLNGVGEGVMNTTGQKGTSTESGVPGLFKTIRNPYLDTTNWDWTIDPVGLHIGLRRIANRYGLPILITENGLGEFDKLEDGDIVNDDYRIDYLRRHIQEIQRAITDGVDVLGYCTWSFTDLLSWLNGYQKRYGFVYVNRDDESEKDLRRIKKKSFYWYKRVIASNGKEL, from the coding sequence ATGGAACATCGACAATTACGCCCATTCCCAGATCATTTTTTATGGGGATCTGCTTCGGCGGCGTATCAAGTCGAAGGTGCTTGGAATGAAGATGGAAAAGGGCCGTCGGTTTGGGATGTATTTGCCAAACAGGAAGGAAGAACGTTTAAAGGAACAAACGGCGATGTCGCGGTCGATCATTACCACCGCTATAAAGAAGATGTGGCGTTAATGGCGGAAATGGGGTTAAAGGCATATCGTTTCTCCGTGGCATGGAGCCGCATTTTCCCAAATGGGAAAGAGGAAGTGAATGAAAAAGGGCTGCAATTTTATGACAATCTTATCAATGAACTGTTAACGCACAATATTGAACCGATTATCACACTGTATCATTGGGACGTCCCACAGGCGTTAATGGACGAATATGGCGCGTGGGAGTCGCGGCAAATTATCGATGATTTTCACGATTATGCGGTGACGCTGTTTCAGCGCTTTGGCGACCGAGTTAAATATTGGGTGACGCTCAATGAACAAAATATTTTCATCACATTCGGCTATCGGTTAGGGCTGCATCCGCCAGGGGTTAAAGATGTCAAGCGCATGTATGAGGCGAACCATATTGCCAATTTGGCGAACGCGAAAGTGATTCAAGCGTTCCGCCATTATGTGCCAGACGGCAAAATCGGCCCGAGCTTCGCTTATTCGCCGATGTATCCATACGATTGCCGGCCAGAAAATGTGCTGGCGTGGGAAAATGCCGAAGAATTTCAAAACCATTGGTGGATGGACGTATACGCCTGGGGCACGTATCCGCAAGTTGCGTGGAACTATCTCGAACAGCAAGGATTGGCCCCGACGATAGAACCCGGCGATATGGAATTATTGAAAGCAGGAAAACCAGATTTTATGGGCGTCAATTATTACCAAACGAAAACGGTCGAGTACAATCCACTAAACGGCGTCGGCGAGGGAGTCATGAACACGACGGGACAAAAAGGAACGTCGACGGAAAGCGGCGTTCCAGGACTGTTTAAAACGATTCGCAACCCGTATTTAGACACGACGAACTGGGATTGGACAATTGACCCTGTTGGCCTTCACATCGGATTGCGCCGTATTGCCAACCGGTATGGTTTGCCGATTCTTATTACTGAAAACGGCCTCGGCGAGTTTGACAAGCTCGAAGACGGCGATATCGTCAATGACGACTACCGCATTGACTACCTCCGCCGCCATATTCAAGAAATACAGCGCGCAATTACCGACGGTGTCGATGTACTCGGCTATTGCACATGGTCGTTTACCGATCTTCTCAGCTGGTTGAACGGCTATCAAAAGCGGTACGGGTTTGTGTATGTCAACCGTGATGACGAATCGGAAAAAGACTTGCGCCGTATTAAAAAGAAAAGTTTTTACTGGTACAAGCGAGTGATCGCTTCGAATGGTAAAGAGCTTTAA
- a CDS encoding FAD-binding oxidoreductase, giving the protein MGLYEDLLERIGDRERVTMNETILEQHSKGIAYHAPRKPDVVVFPKTAAEVSAVLSYANERRIPVTPFGAGSSLEGHVIPVEGGVTLDFTMMNEIIEIRPDDFLAIVEPGVTRMQLNQALKKHGLFFPVDPGADATIGGMAATNASGTNSVKYGVMRDQVLGLEVVLADGTIIHTGGLAVKSSAGYDLTGLFVGSEGTLGAFTRIIVRLQGIPEATNAIKVSFPTLAEAAQAAAAILKAGVSPGKIELVDEQTIDAVNQYKKTNYPVKPTLFIELSGSAASIQDGTVLVKELCAAENATSFEVEDDSAARAKLWEARHHAAFAIQAAYPGKAMLSTDVCVPISKLPAAIAETRKLVDEYGMTAAIFGHVGDGNYHTVLAFDPNDAEETKRIEEVNARIVRYALSHGGTCTGEHGIGIGKRQFLYEEHRDSVPFMKGIKQLFDPNGIMNPGKIFLS; this is encoded by the coding sequence ATGGGACTGTATGAAGATTTGCTGGAACGGATTGGCGACCGCGAACGGGTGACGATGAACGAGACGATTCTTGAGCAGCACAGCAAAGGCATCGCCTATCATGCGCCAAGGAAACCGGATGTCGTCGTGTTTCCGAAAACGGCGGCGGAAGTAAGCGCGGTGTTGTCCTATGCGAATGAGCGGCGCATTCCGGTGACGCCGTTTGGCGCCGGAAGCAGTCTCGAAGGGCATGTGATTCCGGTCGAAGGCGGCGTTACCCTCGATTTTACTATGATGAACGAAATTATCGAGATTCGTCCGGATGACTTTCTTGCCATTGTCGAGCCGGGAGTCACGCGGATGCAGCTGAATCAGGCGCTGAAAAAACACGGCTTATTTTTCCCGGTCGACCCAGGCGCCGATGCGACGATCGGCGGAATGGCGGCGACGAACGCGAGCGGCACCAACAGCGTCAAATACGGCGTCATGCGCGACCAAGTGCTTGGCTTGGAAGTCGTATTAGCCGACGGAACGATCATCCATACTGGCGGGCTGGCGGTAAAATCGTCAGCGGGCTATGATTTAACAGGTCTGTTTGTCGGTTCGGAAGGAACGCTAGGAGCGTTTACACGCATCATTGTCCGCCTGCAAGGCATTCCGGAAGCGACAAATGCGATAAAAGTCAGCTTTCCGACGCTGGCGGAAGCAGCGCAGGCGGCAGCGGCGATTTTAAAGGCGGGTGTTTCGCCAGGGAAAATTGAGCTGGTCGACGAGCAAACGATCGACGCTGTCAACCAATATAAAAAGACGAATTATCCAGTGAAGCCGACGTTATTTATCGAACTAAGCGGCAGCGCCGCCAGCATCCAAGACGGCACCGTGCTGGTCAAAGAATTGTGCGCGGCGGAAAACGCGACATCGTTTGAGGTCGAAGACGATTCCGCTGCCAGGGCGAAACTATGGGAGGCGCGCCACCATGCGGCATTTGCCATTCAAGCGGCCTACCCTGGGAAAGCGATGTTATCCACCGACGTATGTGTGCCGATTTCCAAACTGCCAGCGGCGATTGCCGAAACGCGGAAATTGGTTGATGAATACGGCATGACGGCGGCGATTTTCGGCCATGTTGGAGATGGCAACTATCATACGGTGCTGGCATTTGACCCGAACGATGCGGAGGAAACGAAACGGATCGAAGAAGTAAACGCCCGCATCGTTCGCTACGCCTTATCCCATGGCGGCACGTGCACGGGCGAGCACGGCATCGGCATCGGCAAACGGCAGTTTTTATACGAAGAACATCGCGATTCCGTTCCGTTTATGAAAGGGATTAAGCAGCTGTTTGACCCGAACGGTATTATGAATCCGGGAAAAATTTTCTTATCATGA
- a CDS encoding alpha-ketoacid dehydrogenase subunit beta, protein MAEITMIQAINEAMRQEMERDERVIVLGEDVGTNGGVFRATDGLLEQFGDQRVFDTPLAESGIIGTSIGLAVNGFRPIAEIQFLGFVYQAMDQLAAQAARIRFRSAGRFTCPIVVRSPYGGGVRTPELHSDALEALFTHSPGLKVVMPSNAYDAKGLLIAAIRDEDPVLFLEPMKLYRAFRMEVPEEPYEIPLGKARIVKEGEDVTIISWGATVPLVAKLAAEMKAQGVDAEVIDLRCLQPLDIDTIMQSVEKTGRVMIVHEAVKTNGFGAEIAALISERALFSLSAPIVRVTGYDTPYPVPSVEDDWLPNAARIVEGVQTLMRY, encoded by the coding sequence ATGGCGGAAATCACGATGATTCAAGCGATTAATGAGGCGATGCGCCAAGAAATGGAGCGGGACGAGCGCGTAATCGTCTTAGGCGAAGATGTCGGCACCAACGGCGGTGTGTTCCGTGCCACCGATGGCTTGCTTGAACAGTTTGGCGATCAGCGCGTGTTTGATACGCCGCTTGCCGAATCGGGCATTATCGGCACATCGATTGGGCTGGCGGTCAACGGCTTCCGCCCAATCGCGGAAATTCAGTTCCTCGGCTTTGTCTATCAGGCGATGGATCAGCTGGCAGCCCAGGCGGCCCGCATTCGTTTCCGTTCAGCGGGGCGGTTTACGTGTCCGATCGTCGTGCGTAGTCCGTACGGCGGTGGGGTGCGCACGCCGGAATTGCATTCCGACGCGCTGGAGGCGCTGTTTACGCATTCGCCGGGGCTGAAAGTCGTCATGCCATCGAACGCGTATGACGCGAAAGGGTTGTTGATTGCCGCGATTCGCGATGAAGATCCGGTCTTGTTTTTAGAGCCGATGAAATTGTACCGCGCCTTCCGTATGGAAGTGCCGGAGGAGCCGTATGAAATTCCGCTCGGCAAAGCGCGCATCGTCAAAGAAGGGGAAGATGTGACGATCATTTCATGGGGGGCGACCGTTCCGCTTGTCGCGAAACTCGCCGCAGAAATGAAAGCGCAAGGCGTGGACGCGGAAGTGATCGATCTGCGCTGCCTGCAGCCGCTTGATATCGATACGATTATGCAATCGGTCGAAAAGACGGGACGGGTGATGATCGTCCATGAAGCGGTGAAAACGAACGGATTCGGCGCAGAGATTGCCGCACTTATCAGTGAGCGCGCCTTATTCTCGCTGTCGGCGCCGATTGTGCGCGTCACCGGCTATGATACGCCATATCCGGTACCGTCGGTCGAGGATGATTGGCTGCCGAACGCCGCCCGCATCGTCGAAGGGGTACAAACGCTGATGCGCTACTAA